The following proteins are encoded in a genomic region of Planococcus lenghuensis:
- a CDS encoding RluA family pseudouridine synthase, producing MQPFQLTFTARKSQLLREALAEWGISKRTLSAVKFEGGQLLVNGCAQTVRHVLNCGDSVTVVFPLEERSPGLLAEEAMLTVVYEDEAVFIADKPAGKSTIPSRDHPAGTLANAVAAHFEKTGTPATIHVVTRLDRNTSGLVCIAKNRHIHHVLSQEQQNGQMKRQYEALVHGTPLRSEWAITAPIGRKSGSIIEREVRADGQHAHTEVTVLNRYPNYTHVGLQLGTGRTHQIRVHLSHAGYPLLGDDLYGGPTELIDRQALHCTRLTFIHPVSREPFVFSSPLPSDMKHLLQT from the coding sequence ATGCAGCCTTTTCAGCTGACATTTACAGCCCGAAAAAGCCAGCTGCTTCGGGAAGCACTGGCGGAATGGGGCATATCAAAACGGACGCTGTCAGCTGTTAAGTTTGAAGGAGGCCAGCTCCTGGTGAACGGCTGTGCGCAGACGGTGCGTCATGTACTGAATTGCGGAGACAGCGTAACTGTCGTTTTTCCACTGGAGGAACGGAGTCCGGGGCTGCTGGCAGAAGAAGCCATGCTAACTGTCGTATACGAGGACGAGGCAGTGTTTATTGCAGACAAGCCGGCAGGCAAGAGTACAATTCCTTCACGCGACCATCCGGCTGGCACGCTTGCAAATGCTGTTGCAGCTCATTTCGAGAAGACGGGAACACCTGCGACAATCCATGTCGTAACCCGTCTGGACCGGAATACATCCGGCCTCGTCTGTATTGCAAAGAATCGTCACATTCATCATGTGCTGTCCCAGGAACAGCAGAACGGGCAGATGAAACGGCAGTATGAGGCGCTGGTCCATGGAACGCCTCTTAGAAGCGAATGGGCGATTACAGCACCGATCGGTCGAAAATCCGGCTCTATCATTGAACGGGAAGTCCGCGCTGACGGCCAGCATGCGCATACTGAAGTAACAGTGCTGAATCGTTATCCGAATTATACGCATGTCGGCCTGCAGCTTGGCACCGGCCGGACCCATCAGATCCGGGTTCATTTATCGCATGCAGGCTATCCGTTGCTGGGGGATGATTTATACGGAGGGCCGACAGAGCTGATTGACCGGCAGGCACTCCACTGCACCCGCCTTACCTTCATCCACCCGGTCAGCCGGGAACCTTTTGTATTCTCTTCGCCGCTTCCTTCAGATATGAAGCATCTCCTTCAAACATAA
- a CDS encoding NAD kinase, with amino-acid sequence MKFYIQSRSDELSNELAATARGYLEDFGMSWDEAAPDVVLSIGGDGTLLHAFHQYRDQLDQVAFVGIHTGHLGFYADWKPIEIEKLVLSIAKKEYKVIEYPLLEVNVVCEQENASARYLALNESTVKSPDVTLVMDVFLNGDHFERFRGDGLCMSTPSGSTAYNKALGGAIIHPSLQAMQLTEMASINNRVFRTVGSSLVLPAHHQCVLKPAKVQDFMITVDHLHLLHKNVTAIEYDVAKEKVRFARFRPFPFWERVHDSFIEGSEH; translated from the coding sequence ATGAAATTCTATATCCAATCAAGAAGTGATGAATTGTCCAACGAATTGGCTGCAACAGCAAGAGGATATTTGGAGGACTTCGGTATGAGCTGGGATGAAGCGGCTCCGGACGTGGTCCTGTCCATCGGCGGTGACGGAACATTGCTGCATGCATTTCATCAGTACCGGGATCAGCTGGACCAGGTCGCTTTTGTCGGCATACATACAGGCCATCTCGGATTCTACGCCGACTGGAAGCCGATTGAAATTGAAAAACTGGTTCTATCCATTGCTAAAAAAGAATATAAGGTAATTGAATACCCATTACTTGAAGTGAATGTGGTATGTGAACAGGAAAATGCTTCTGCCCGGTACCTGGCGTTGAATGAATCGACTGTAAAATCACCGGACGTCACCCTTGTTATGGACGTCTTCTTAAACGGGGACCATTTCGAGCGTTTCAGAGGAGACGGCCTCTGCATGTCGACCCCATCCGGCAGTACAGCGTACAATAAAGCGCTGGGCGGTGCGATCATTCATCCATCACTTCAGGCCATGCAGCTGACAGAAATGGCATCGATCAATAACCGTGTATTCCGAACGGTGGGTTCATCACTGGTGTTGCCTGCCCATCACCAATGCGTTCTGAAACCGGCGAAGGTACAGGATTTCATGATTACAGTCGACCACCTGCATCTGCTGCATAAGAATGTAACGGCAATCGAGTATGATGTAGCAAAAGAGAAAGTCCGTTTCGCCAGATTTCGGCCATTTCCGTTCTGGGAACGGGTGCATGATTCATTCATCGAAGGCAGTGAACATTAA
- a CDS encoding GTP pyrophosphokinase → MGQWEQFLAPYKQAVDELKVKFRGMRGQFETENQNSPIEFVTGRVKPLPSIYDKSLEKGIPFEPSDRLAHELQDIAGLRMMCQFVDDIETVVHLLRQRRDLHIVEEKDYISHKKQSGYRSYHVIAEYPVQTIDGEKKILVEIQIRTLAMNFWASIEHSMNYKYKGAFPEEIQRRLQGAAEAAFRLDEEMSLIRHEIQEAQAYFSEFKEAPGSRFSSKREGGRTDA, encoded by the coding sequence ATGGGACAGTGGGAACAGTTTTTGGCACCTTACAAGCAGGCTGTGGACGAACTGAAAGTGAAATTCCGCGGCATGCGGGGACAATTTGAAACAGAAAACCAAAATTCACCGATTGAGTTTGTAACCGGCCGGGTAAAGCCTCTTCCGAGTATTTATGACAAATCGCTGGAAAAAGGAATCCCGTTCGAACCTTCGGACCGGCTGGCACATGAACTGCAGGATATTGCCGGTTTGCGCATGATGTGCCAGTTTGTTGATGATATTGAGACGGTCGTGCATTTGCTCCGTCAGCGGAGAGACCTGCATATTGTCGAGGAAAAGGATTATATTTCCCATAAGAAGCAGAGCGGCTACCGTTCATATCATGTCATTGCGGAATATCCTGTGCAGACCATCGACGGAGAAAAGAAGATCCTTGTCGAAATCCAGATACGGACGCTGGCAATGAATTTTTGGGCCTCAATCGAACATTCGATGAATTATAAATACAAAGGTGCGTTCCCTGAGGAGATTCAGCGCCGGCTGCAGGGAGCAGCAGAAGCAGCATTTCGGCTGGATGAGGAAATGTCGCTGATCCGGCATGAGATACAAGAAGCACAGGCTTATTTCAGTGAATTTAAAGAAGCGCCGGGATCCCGATTTTCCTCGAAGCGCGAAGGAGGACGAACTGACGCATGA
- a CDS encoding UPF0738 family protein → MHKFADISSAKHDELESRFYINEEEPFQLLEATGEMTADPENGAIIYRLSTGKKAVYVRFERKWNHALAVALQQDRLPSIVWGNQTIPLLQFHEELLRLLDSADQTETAFPAEERELFREAVAFRRRGQ, encoded by the coding sequence ATGCACAAGTTTGCCGATATTTCGTCAGCTAAGCATGATGAACTGGAGAGCCGGTTCTATATCAATGAAGAAGAGCCGTTCCAATTGCTGGAAGCAACCGGTGAAATGACGGCGGATCCGGAAAACGGCGCAATCATTTACCGGCTGAGTACAGGAAAAAAAGCGGTGTATGTGCGCTTTGAACGGAAATGGAACCACGCATTAGCCGTTGCGCTGCAGCAGGATCGGCTGCCATCCATCGTCTGGGGAAATCAGACCATTCCGCTGCTGCAGTTCCATGAAGAGCTCCTGCGACTTCTGGACAGCGCAGATCAGACAGAAACGGCGTTCCCGGCAGAGGAGAGGGAATTGTTCCGGGAAGCAGTGGCTTTTCGGCGCCGGGGACAGTGA
- a CDS encoding CYTH domain-containing protein encodes MTKELEIEYKNMLTKDEYQRLLSHFNFTYQEAHVQVNHYFDTPDGQLRKQKCALRIRQTDKEIECTLKTPAPDGNYEITDELTEEQAAAMLNGEGFFAPEVTETLESLNIAPADLQPFGTLTTRRLEAPHEEGLLVFDHSEYGTEEDYELEYETEDAVKGKERFEQFLKEHHIPARPADKKIARLVKYLTRD; translated from the coding sequence GTGACAAAAGAGCTTGAGATCGAATATAAAAATATGCTGACGAAAGATGAATATCAGCGATTGCTCTCCCATTTTAATTTTACCTATCAGGAAGCCCATGTACAGGTGAATCATTATTTCGATACCCCAGACGGCCAATTGCGCAAGCAAAAATGTGCGCTCCGCATTCGCCAGACCGATAAAGAAATTGAGTGCACATTAAAAACCCCTGCTCCCGATGGGAATTATGAAATCACCGACGAATTAACTGAAGAACAGGCAGCTGCCATGCTGAATGGTGAGGGCTTTTTTGCCCCCGAGGTGACTGAAACACTGGAATCGCTCAATATTGCCCCTGCAGATCTCCAGCCCTTTGGCACACTGACAACCCGGCGGCTTGAAGCGCCACATGAAGAAGGACTTCTCGTCTTTGACCATTCTGAATATGGAACCGAGGAAGATTACGAGCTTGAGTATGAAACAGAAGATGCAGTGAAAGGTAAAGAGCGGTTTGAACAGTTTCTGAAGGAACATCATATTCCGGCCCGGCCGGCTGATAAAAAGATCGCCCGGCTGGTCAAATACCTGACGCGGGACTGA
- a CDS encoding globin domain-containing protein — protein MTEKPILPYEQIGAEKLSQLIDAFYARVGKHPKLKPIFPDDLSETARKQKQFMTQYLGGPNLYSAEHGHPMLKARHSPFPITPERAQAWLECMSDAMDEVGLEGKFREVFYQRLVMTAHHMVNRPDEEEVWS, from the coding sequence ATGACTGAGAAACCGATACTTCCGTACGAGCAGATTGGTGCGGAAAAACTGTCACAGCTGATCGACGCTTTTTATGCACGCGTCGGCAAGCATCCGAAGCTAAAGCCGATTTTTCCAGATGATTTATCTGAAACTGCCCGTAAGCAGAAGCAGTTTATGACTCAATATTTAGGCGGGCCGAATCTCTACTCCGCCGAACACGGACATCCGATGCTGAAGGCACGCCATTCACCCTTTCCGATTACTCCGGAACGCGCACAGGCCTGGCTGGAATGCATGAGCGATGCAATGGATGAAGTCGGATTGGAAGGAAAGTTCCGTGAAGTCTTTTACCAGCGGCTTGTCATGACGGCTCATCACATGGTGAATCGGCCAGACGAAGAGGAGGTGTGGAGTTGA
- a CDS encoding DsbA family protein has protein sequence MNYQDPSFDVVPAPDPKKRLELYVFVSPLCEKSWKLQSVIRKLQIEYGTYFTVRTVLATKLTALNTVGFEKTEQKNSSTHPVLASVAIKAAELQGRRAGSRFFHSLQEHLFLKTKDVASYSILLDIAEEATLDLDEFQQDFHSAQAAKAFQCDMQITREMEVDVVPSIVFFNENIEDEGVKVAGLYTYDIYEAVLKEMLGKVEPKRQDPPPMDELFKKYQTLATREIASIYNIPEQLAERELKKHLLQQKLTCIDHPEGTLWKVK, from the coding sequence TTGAATTATCAGGACCCATCTTTTGATGTTGTTCCGGCTCCCGACCCAAAAAAACGGCTGGAGCTTTATGTATTTGTGAGTCCACTTTGCGAAAAAAGCTGGAAATTGCAATCCGTCATCCGCAAATTACAGATTGAATATGGCACTTATTTTACAGTACGAACCGTATTGGCCACCAAATTGACCGCTCTAAATACGGTCGGTTTCGAAAAAACAGAGCAGAAGAACAGTTCGACTCACCCTGTGCTCGCTTCAGTTGCCATCAAAGCAGCTGAACTTCAGGGCAGACGCGCTGGCAGCCGGTTTTTCCATAGTCTTCAGGAACATTTATTCCTGAAAACGAAAGATGTTGCCTCATATTCAATTTTGCTCGATATCGCTGAAGAAGCGACACTGGACTTAGATGAATTCCAGCAGGATTTCCATTCCGCTCAAGCAGCAAAGGCTTTTCAATGTGATATGCAGATTACTCGTGAAATGGAAGTCGATGTTGTTCCAAGCATTGTATTCTTTAATGAAAACATTGAAGATGAAGGAGTCAAAGTCGCTGGTCTTTATACGTATGATATTTATGAAGCTGTTCTAAAAGAAATGCTCGGCAAGGTGGAACCAAAGCGACAGGATCCTCCGCCGATGGATGAACTCTTTAAAAAATACCAAACTCTTGCGACGCGAGAAATCGCCTCGATTTATAATATTCCGGAACAGCTGGCTGAACGGGAACTGAAAAAACACCTTCTTCAGCAGAAGCTGACCTGCATTGACCATCCCGAAGGTACACTCTGGAAAGTGAAATAA
- a CDS encoding metallophosphoesterase, with protein MKTWKTVLIAIVIAVAAFLIYGLIEPYLLDVEEEEAAIPNLPAEWEGQEIAVFGDFQVGMWLDNKSTVEEAVEKIVDRDPAAVLILGDFIYHPEDQSEAEVAQAVEVLRPIGEADIPVYTVLGNHDYGLDKKEGNPSPETVERLRNALADMGIEVLHNEAVALDAEGAVLADGESGLYIAGIGSEWAEEDVPAAAFEEIPDEAPRVALMHNPNSFEEIPVDSAPLAVAGHTHGGQISLPGLPQWSWVALTSEEPVHIDGWADSDYGAEGNRLYINRGIGMSAVPIRFNAKPELTFFTLNAAE; from the coding sequence ATGAAAACGTGGAAAACGGTATTGATAGCTATTGTGATAGCGGTAGCTGCTTTCCTAATTTATGGATTGATTGAACCATATCTTTTAGATGTAGAAGAAGAAGAAGCTGCAATTCCTAACTTGCCTGCTGAATGGGAAGGGCAGGAAATCGCAGTGTTCGGAGATTTCCAGGTCGGCATGTGGCTGGATAATAAAAGTACTGTCGAAGAAGCCGTTGAAAAAATTGTCGACCGGGATCCGGCGGCTGTCCTGATACTCGGTGACTTTATCTATCATCCTGAAGACCAATCAGAGGCGGAAGTGGCACAAGCCGTCGAGGTGCTGCGCCCGATTGGAGAAGCTGATATTCCAGTCTATACGGTACTTGGCAATCATGATTATGGACTGGATAAAAAAGAAGGGAACCCATCGCCTGAAACAGTGGAGAGGCTTCGGAATGCATTGGCAGATATGGGTATTGAAGTGCTCCATAACGAAGCTGTTGCACTTGATGCAGAAGGCGCAGTCCTTGCTGATGGGGAATCCGGGCTTTATATCGCAGGAATTGGTTCAGAGTGGGCAGAGGAAGATGTGCCGGCTGCAGCATTCGAAGAAATACCGGATGAAGCGCCGCGGGTCGCCCTGATGCACAATCCGAATTCCTTTGAAGAAATTCCGGTAGATTCAGCACCGCTGGCTGTTGCGGGACATACACATGGCGGACAGATCAGCCTGCCAGGACTGCCGCAATGGTCTTGGGTAGCATTGACTTCAGAAGAGCCAGTCCATATAGACGGATGGGCAGACAGCGATTATGGAGCTGAAGGGAACCGGCTCTATATCAATCGGGGCATCGGTATGAGTGCGGTGCCGATCAGATTCAATGCTAAACCGGAACTGACGTTTTTTACACTGAATGCAGCAGAATAG
- the pepF gene encoding oligoendopeptidase F, with translation MNNKVKTRKEVPEELTWRLEDIFATDADWETEFKEVSAMVEQADSYQGRLTESADALLEVLTYRDAVSERLHRLYTYSHMRYDQDTTNAHYQALDSRMNSLLAKTGASLSFLTPEILSLDESALNEFVDSHEGLQMYRQSLEELNKLRPHVLPADQEALMAQMSEVAAAPAQTFGMLNNADLEFPVITGEDGQEVQVTHGSYVRFLESEDRRVRQDAFQAVYETYGNFRNTFASTLSGTVKRDNITARIRNYRSAREAALSADHIPESVYDNLVETVNDNLSLLHRYVALRKKVLELDAVHMYDMYTPLVKEVKMDTPYEEAQQMLLKGLAPLGEDYSGILQEGITNRWVDVVETKGKRSGAYSSGAYGTNPYILMNWHDNIENLFTLAHEFGHSVHSYYSRQNQPYVYGNYSIFVAEVASTCNEALLNDYLMEQTNNDLEHIYLLNRWLDGFRGTVFRQTMFAEFEHVIHQMDQNGEALTADKLTEVYYELNKKYFGEEAFIDEEIGLEWARIPHFYYNYYVFQYATGFSAAVALSQQILEEGEPAVRRYIDNFLKAGSSDYPIEVLKAAGVDMTSSEPIEQACKVFEEKLNELESLLAKQ, from the coding sequence ATGAACAATAAAGTAAAAACACGTAAAGAAGTCCCTGAAGAACTGACCTGGAGACTTGAGGATATTTTTGCAACAGATGCGGATTGGGAGACTGAGTTTAAAGAAGTCAGTGCAATGGTGGAACAGGCGGACTCCTATCAGGGCCGGCTTACTGAGAGTGCGGATGCCCTTCTTGAAGTGCTTACATACCGCGATGCGGTGTCAGAGCGACTTCACCGGCTTTATACATACTCGCATATGCGCTATGACCAGGACACGACCAATGCCCATTATCAGGCACTGGACAGCCGGATGAATTCACTGCTCGCCAAGACCGGTGCTTCCCTGTCGTTTTTGACACCTGAAATTCTTTCATTGGATGAGAGTGCACTGAATGAGTTTGTGGATAGCCATGAAGGTCTTCAGATGTACCGCCAGTCTTTGGAGGAACTGAATAAACTCCGTCCGCATGTATTACCGGCCGATCAGGAAGCACTGATGGCCCAGATGAGCGAAGTGGCTGCAGCTCCCGCACAGACATTCGGCATGCTGAATAATGCCGATCTCGAATTCCCGGTCATTACCGGTGAAGACGGCCAGGAAGTCCAGGTGACACACGGCAGCTACGTCCGCTTTTTGGAAAGCGAAGACCGCCGTGTCAGACAGGATGCTTTCCAAGCAGTATATGAAACATACGGAAACTTCCGAAATACGTTCGCTTCAACGCTCTCGGGTACGGTGAAGAGGGATAACATCACTGCCCGTATCCGGAATTACCGTTCAGCCCGGGAAGCGGCATTGTCGGCCGACCATATTCCGGAGAGCGTTTACGATAATTTAGTTGAAACAGTGAATGACAATTTATCGCTTCTGCATCGCTATGTCGCACTCCGTAAAAAAGTTCTTGAACTGGATGCCGTCCATATGTATGATATGTACACTCCTTTAGTAAAAGAAGTGAAAATGGACACCCCATATGAAGAAGCGCAGCAAATGTTGCTTAAAGGACTCGCGCCTCTTGGTGAGGACTACAGCGGTATCCTGCAAGAAGGAATCACCAATCGCTGGGTGGATGTCGTGGAGACAAAAGGAAAGCGCAGCGGCGCTTATTCTTCAGGCGCCTATGGAACAAATCCCTATATCCTGATGAACTGGCATGATAATATTGAAAATCTGTTTACGCTTGCCCATGAGTTCGGACATAGCGTTCACAGCTATTATTCCCGTCAGAACCAGCCATACGTCTATGGGAATTATTCCATCTTCGTAGCAGAAGTGGCATCTACTTGCAACGAGGCATTGCTGAATGATTATCTTATGGAACAAACGAATAACGACCTGGAACATATTTACTTGCTGAATCGCTGGCTGGACGGCTTCCGCGGAACCGTATTCCGACAGACTATGTTCGCTGAATTTGAGCATGTGATCCATCAAATGGATCAAAATGGAGAAGCGTTGACAGCCGATAAACTGACTGAGGTCTATTATGAACTGAACAAGAAGTATTTCGGTGAAGAAGCATTCATCGATGAAGAGATCGGACTTGAATGGGCCCGTATCCCTCATTTCTACTATAATTATTATGTGTTCCAGTATGCAACCGGCTTCAGTGCTGCTGTAGCTTTAAGCCAGCAGATCCTTGAAGAAGGAGAGCCGGCTGTCAGGCGGTACATCGATAATTTCCTGAAAGCAGGAAGTTCAGATTATCCGATTGAAGTGCTGAAAGCGGCCGGAGTAGACATGACCTCATCTGAACCGATTGAGCAGGCATGCAAAGTGTTTGAAGAAAAACTGAATGAACTGGAAAGTCTGTTGGCAAAACAATAA
- a CDS encoding competence protein CoiA, with protein sequence MISILTAKTQDDQLIILTKTISRTELHRLRQTRYFFCPLCNEKLLLKIGSVKIPHFAHQHHSLCASLSEPESPKHLSGKHQLHSFFTSRKFSCQLEVYIQPIAQRADLLISDTYAVEYQCSPIPAEEVERRTAGYRKAGFTPCWISGTAAPVSEGVQALKLRVFEQAILKQQNCVLFFDPDRDMFCYASNLFYLGGNRWAGKVRSLPASQQIFPFARARPVNKEEFRQICLLFRSERDRLVRARKFGSRHLKDPFWRVIYKMRYNVEQLPPFLGVPIQYAEVFRMHAVLWQLLVIEGDFNEEFLVNSGRISIAAGDEETAKRVIKQYALAYQQLVDTDSEEDMAAFLFSQSCKTY encoded by the coding sequence GTGATTAGTATACTGACCGCAAAGACGCAGGACGATCAATTGATCATCCTGACAAAAACGATAAGCCGTACGGAACTTCACCGGTTGAGACAGACCCGATATTTTTTTTGCCCGCTATGCAACGAAAAACTCCTCCTGAAGATTGGCAGTGTGAAAATTCCCCATTTCGCACATCAGCATCATTCGCTTTGTGCATCATTAAGTGAACCTGAATCCCCAAAACATTTATCCGGCAAACATCAGCTCCATTCCTTTTTTACCAGCAGAAAATTTTCCTGTCAGCTTGAAGTATATATTCAGCCGATTGCTCAACGTGCTGATCTCCTAATCAGTGATACCTATGCAGTTGAATATCAATGCAGCCCGATTCCGGCTGAAGAAGTGGAGAGAAGGACAGCGGGTTACCGGAAAGCCGGCTTTACTCCTTGCTGGATTTCAGGGACTGCCGCACCTGTTTCAGAAGGAGTCCAAGCACTAAAGCTAAGAGTATTTGAACAGGCGATACTAAAACAGCAAAACTGCGTACTGTTCTTTGATCCGGACCGGGACATGTTTTGCTATGCTTCTAATCTTTTCTATTTAGGCGGGAATCGGTGGGCAGGAAAAGTGAGATCACTCCCTGCTAGTCAGCAGATATTTCCATTTGCCCGGGCACGGCCGGTAAACAAGGAGGAGTTTCGGCAAATCTGCCTGTTGTTCCGTTCAGAGCGCGACCGCCTTGTCCGAGCCCGCAAATTCGGCAGCCGGCACTTAAAGGATCCATTTTGGCGGGTGATTTACAAAATGCGGTACAATGTTGAACAGCTGCCTCCATTCCTGGGTGTGCCGATTCAATATGCAGAAGTTTTCCGGATGCACGCAGTTCTTTGGCAGCTGCTTGTCATAGAAGGGGATTTTAATGAAGAATTTCTGGTAAATTCCGGCAGAATCAGCATTGCAGCGGGCGATGAAGAGACTGCAAAACGCGTAATCAAACAATATGCATTGGCTTATCAGCAATTGGTAGACACGGATTCTGAAGAAGATATGGCTGCATTCCTGTTTTCTCAAAGTTGCAAAACATATTGA
- the mecA gene encoding adaptor protein MecA has product MDIERVNDNTVKFYISYVDVEERGFTRDEIWFNKEKSEELFWEMMDEVHEEADFEMEGPLWIQVQAMDKGLEVTVTKAQLTKDGQKMDIPGELEERRKMFMGEENPEFDDYDAMFDQHTAGRLDYTFVLSEVEELVPVARNLKYVQLDSKLYFFEGKYYLYVSFDEIIHSDEDVQNYVSIISEHLDGSMTTIHRLQEYGKEIFADHALTNTEYYFG; this is encoded by the coding sequence ATGGACATTGAGCGCGTGAATGACAATACAGTAAAGTTTTACATTTCCTATGTCGATGTAGAAGAACGGGGCTTTACCCGCGATGAAATATGGTTTAACAAGGAAAAAAGCGAAGAGCTTTTCTGGGAAATGATGGACGAAGTGCACGAGGAAGCAGATTTCGAGATGGAAGGTCCGCTTTGGATTCAAGTTCAGGCAATGGACAAAGGACTTGAAGTGACTGTGACCAAAGCCCAGTTGACGAAAGACGGACAAAAAATGGACATTCCGGGAGAATTGGAAGAGCGCCGTAAAATGTTCATGGGCGAAGAAAATCCGGAATTTGACGATTATGATGCCATGTTCGACCAGCACACAGCCGGCCGTCTGGATTATACATTCGTTCTTTCAGAGGTAGAGGAACTTGTACCGGTTGCCAGGAACCTGAAATACGTTCAGCTGGATTCCAAGCTTTATTTCTTTGAAGGTAAGTACTATCTGTATGTCAGTTTTGACGAAATCATCCACTCTGATGAAGATGTCCAGAATTATGTCAGCATCATTTCAGAGCATTTGGACGGTTCAATGACTACAATTCACCGGCTGCAGGAATACGGCAAAGAAATATTTGCCGACCATGCACTGACCAATACCGAATATTATTTCGGCTAA
- the spxA gene encoding transcriptional regulator SpxA: MVTLFTSPSCTSCRKAKAWLEEHDIPYTERNIFSEPLTISEIKEILRMTEDGTDEIISTRSKIFQKLNVDLESLPLQRLYELIQEHPGLLRRPIIMDEKRLQVGYNEDEIRRFLPRKVRAYQLLEAQRMVN, encoded by the coding sequence ATCGTAACACTATTTACTTCACCAAGTTGCACATCTTGCAGAAAAGCAAAGGCCTGGCTTGAAGAACATGACATTCCATATACAGAACGAAACATTTTCTCTGAACCATTGACGATCAGTGAAATCAAAGAGATCCTCCGGATGACAGAGGATGGAACCGACGAAATCATCTCCACCCGGTCTAAGATTTTCCAAAAACTGAATGTTGATTTGGAATCTTTGCCTCTGCAACGTCTGTACGAACTGATCCAGGAACATCCGGGTCTGCTTCGCCGTCCGATCATCATGGACGAGAAACGGTTGCAGGTCGGGTACAATGAAGATGAAATCCGCCGTTTCCTGCCGCGCAAAGTAAGAGCGTATCAATTGCTTGAAGCGCAGCGCATGGTGAATTAG
- a CDS encoding putative glycoside hydrolase: MKWLKQVSAAVIAAGVLAVPQVHAAEQANVQDFALRAYSNFPINPELVAATKLFYYDSGLDFTYPDAVRGIFLTGHSAGGARFSQLADYVESTDLNAMVIDIKDDFGHLTYEPEEGSELAEFDIGKPYIADPRSLLEEMEEREIYPIARIVVFKDTELAERRPELSYTAGGEVWKNGRGEAFVNPYMKEVWDYNVQIAIEAAKMGFQEIQFDYVRFPEGFGYMDEELTYSRGDYEESDLDSVQSRVQAVTDFVAYAEERLEPYGVDVSVDIFGYAAMVPEEPNIGQNFSKISENVDVISAMIYPSHWGPSFGLDKPDLYPYELIDGYAEAESARIAELENPPVSRPWIQDFTASYLGSGNYKVYGPQEVEAQIKALKDNGINEYLLWNAGNKYTNGVDYTP; the protein is encoded by the coding sequence ATGAAATGGCTGAAACAAGTATCTGCTGCTGTCATCGCCGCTGGTGTACTAGCTGTACCGCAAGTGCATGCTGCTGAGCAGGCGAATGTGCAAGATTTCGCCCTCCGTGCATATAGTAATTTTCCAATCAACCCTGAACTCGTAGCTGCTACGAAACTGTTTTATTATGATTCCGGTTTGGATTTTACATATCCTGATGCAGTCCGGGGAATTTTCCTGACGGGGCATTCAGCTGGAGGTGCCCGGTTCAGTCAGCTGGCCGATTATGTTGAGTCGACTGATCTTAATGCAATGGTTATTGATATTAAAGATGATTTCGGCCATTTAACGTATGAGCCGGAAGAAGGATCGGAACTTGCAGAGTTTGACATCGGCAAGCCGTATATCGCTGATCCGCGTTCGCTGTTAGAGGAAATGGAAGAACGGGAGATTTATCCGATTGCCCGTATTGTTGTATTCAAGGATACAGAACTGGCGGAACGCCGCCCGGAGCTTTCTTATACAGCCGGGGGAGAAGTGTGGAAGAATGGACGCGGAGAGGCATTCGTCAATCCGTATATGAAAGAAGTATGGGATTATAACGTCCAGATTGCGATAGAAGCCGCTAAAATGGGATTTCAGGAAATCCAGTTCGACTATGTGCGTTTTCCTGAAGGGTTCGGCTATATGGACGAGGAGCTGACCTATTCCAGAGGGGACTATGAGGAATCCGACTTAGATTCAGTCCAGAGCCGGGTACAGGCAGTGACGGATTTCGTTGCCTATGCGGAAGAACGACTTGAGCCGTATGGTGTCGATGTATCTGTGGATATATTCGGCTATGCAGCTATGGTACCTGAGGAGCCGAATATCGGACAGAACTTCTCTAAAATTTCTGAGAATGTAGATGTGATTTCGGCGATGATTTATCCGAGTCACTGGGGACCTTCTTTTGGCCTTGATAAGCCGGACTTGTACCCTTATGAATTGATCGATGGCTATGCGGAAGCTGAAAGCGCACGGATTGCCGAATTGGAGAATCCGCCGGTATCACGGCCATGGATCCAGGACTTCACTGCGTCTTATCTTGGTTCAGGGAATTACAAAGTCTATGGCCCGCAGGAAGTGGAAGCGCAGATTAAAGCGTTGAAAGATAACGGAATCAATGAGTACTTGTTATGGAATGCCGGAAATAAGTACACAAATGGAGTCGACTATACCCCTTGA